TCAATAAACTGAATAATGATAAAGAGTATCAATACTTTAAAAGCTAAGGCAATATCATTCTCAACTAAAATGGCAAATAAAAGTGGAACAGCACCTCCCAGTAAAGTTCCGAAATAAGGGATGAAATTAAATAAGGCAGAAATAATTCCTAAGGGAAGTGCATACTTTACACCAACGATAGTAAGGCCTACTGTATTGATAATCATCAAAATTAAAACTACTATAAGAACACCCCATAAATACTGAGCAGAAACTTTTGAAATTTGTCTGAGTATATTAATTAAGTCAGCCTTGCGGGCTTTAGGTGTAATTTTAAACATGAAGTAAGCAAACTTTGTGCGGTAGTATAAAAATAAAAAAATATAAACAGGAAGAATGGCAAAAGTGAATATGGTATTTGCTGTTGTGCTGAAAACATCACCGAAGAAATTATCACCTGTATTCATAAGATCTTCAATCTTACTCTCTACAAAAATTTTGGTTTCATCCGGGTTCAGACCAAATGCTGAACCGAATCTGGATAACTGATCAATCAAATTTGCCATTGCTAATTCAACCATTTCCGGTAATTTTTCAGCGAAGGGACCAAATTTTGCAATTACAAATATTGCGATTCCTCCAAATACTGCCAGCGTGCTTATAATGGTGATAAAACTTGCTACAATTCTGGGGACTCTCTTTTTTTCTAACCAGTTAACAATGGGATAGGCAAGATAAGCCAGTAAAAAACCAAAGGCAATAGGATATAAAAAATTCCTGACAGCAATAATAGCATATAAAAACAAAATAGCAGCCAGTAAGTAAAAAGTTACTTTTTTAGCCAGTTGATAACGCTTGTCTATGTTATTCATTGATTTTTTTTTCGAAGATATTTAATTATATAAAACTAATGCAATGTGTTGGCTAAGTTTTTACTTTCATGTAACCTATAGCGGCGAATTACGTAATCAGCATATATACATAATTTTT
This Chitinophagaceae bacterium DNA region includes the following protein-coding sequences:
- a CDS encoding AI-2E family transporter — translated: MNNIDKRYQLAKKVTFYLLAAILFLYAIIAVRNFLYPIAFGFLLAYLAYPIVNWLEKKRVPRIVASFITIISTLAVFGGIAIFVIAKFGPFAEKLPEMVELAMANLIDQLSRFGSAFGLNPDETKIFVESKIEDLMNTGDNFFGDVFSTTANTIFTFAILPVYIFLFLYYRTKFAYFMFKITPKARKADLINILRQISKVSAQYLWGVLIVVLILMIINTVGLTIVGVKYALPLGIISALFNFIPYFGTLLGGAVPLLFAILVENDIALAFKVLILFIIIQFIENNILTPNIVGSNVKVNPFFIITGLVGASMVWGIPGMLLIVPFLAISKIVFSHIESMKPFAFLLGEEGTAKHAIQFKKLQKYLPFIKKSNPDV